ATCACTAAAGCCGACCTGGAAAAAACCGTGGGCAAACCGGTTGAAACGGTTCCACAGATTTTCCTCGATCAGAAACACATCGGCGGTTGCACTGATTTTGAAGCCTATGCCAAAGAGCATCTGGCGTTGTTCAGCAACTGATCCGCAAAAAAATAAAGACATACACACAGCAAAAAGGCGCTCAATGAGCGCCTTTTTTATTGGATAGAACTTTATCCGCAAGCATCGGGTTTAACCCCGCCGGAACTGCCGGTACGCAATCACCAGTAAATGAACCAACATGGCGCCCAGAACACACCAGAATATTGCGCTGGTGGCATACGCGAGTTCCTGAACTAACGGCCGGACGCGCGGATAAAATGCCATACGCAATAAATAACAAACCGGAATAGCAGCGAAACCACCGATAAAGGAAGAAG
The Rahnella variigena genome window above contains:
- a CDS encoding GrxA family glutaredoxin, with amino-acid sequence MFAVIFGRPGCPYCVRAKELAEKLTEERDDFNFRYIDIHAEGITKADLEKTVGKPVETVPQIFLDQKHIGGCTDFEAYAKEHLALFSN
- the ybjM gene encoding inner membrane protein YbjM; the protein is MAIWRKVVAPLICCIMFLIIFLLLKNGWIIVRSVTPGPEYGLLLFIIPGVITSLISRDSAISSSFIGGFAAIPVCYLLRMAFYPRVRPLVQELAYATSAIFWCVLGAMLVHLLVIAYRQFRRG